The Mustela erminea isolate mMusErm1 chromosome 18, mMusErm1.Pri, whole genome shotgun sequence genome has a window encoding:
- the DRC3 gene encoding dynein regulatory complex subunit 3 isoform X1 produces the protein MQRLYDSVEPRVMDEDMLKLAVGEQGPQEEAGQLARQEGILFKDVVSLRLDFQNILRIDSLWQFENLRKLQLDNNIIEKIEGLEHLVHLVWLDLSFNNIEAIEGLDTLVNLEDLSLFNNRIAKIDSMDALVKLQVLSLGNNQIGNMMNIIYLRRFKDLRSLSLSGNPIAESEDYKMFICAYLPDLVYLDFRRIDDHMKELAESKHQYSIDELKHRENLIQARLDDELARQVELEKHKAAFVEHLNGSFLFDSMYTEDVEGNKLAYLPGVGELLQGYKDKFVIICLNIFEYGLKQQEKRKLELDTFNECVKEAIQENQEQGKHRIAEFEEKHLLSLNAIREESDLTNIEVRIVEYGEDITELFNVLMTLEMQLVEQLEETINMFERNIMDLVALFIENVQSLMAQCRDLENHHHEKLLEISINTLEKILKGELDEDLPDNLRALFVDKDTIVNAVGASHDIHLLKIDNREDELVTRTNSWCTHLVDTIHKDEIMRNRRRVKEINQYIDHIQNELDNLECGDVID, from the exons ATGCAGCGGCTGTACGACTCTGTGGAGCCGAGAGTGATGGATGAGGACATGCTCAAGCTGGCTGTCGGGGAACAAGGGCCGCAGGAGGAGGCTGGGCAGCTGGCCAGGCAGGAGGGCATCCTGTTCAAGGATGTCGTGTCGCTGCGGCTGGACTTCCAGA ACATCCTCCGCATAGACAGCCTCTGGCAGTTTGAGAACTTGAGGAAGCTACAGCTGGACAACAACATCATTGAGAAGATCGAGGGCCTGGAGCATCTCGTACACCTGGTCTGGCTGG ACCTGTCCTTCAACAACATCGAGGCCATTGAGGGGCTGGACACGCTGGTAAACCTGGAGGACCTGAGCCTGTTCAACAACCGGATCGCCAAGATTGACTCCATGGACGCCCTGGTCAAGCTGCAGGTGCTGTCACTGGGCAACAACCAGATCGGTAACATGATGAAT ATCATCTACCTGCGGCGGTTCAAGGACCTGCGCTCGCTCAGCCTCTCTGGGAACCCCATCGCAGAGTCAGAGGATTACAAGATGTTCATCTGTGCCTACCTTCCTGACCTCGTGTACCTGGACTTCCGGCGCATCGATGACCATATG AAAGAGCTGGCAGAGAGCAAGCACCAGTATAGCATCGACGAGCTGAAGCACCGAGAGAACCTGATTCAGGCCCGGCTGGATGATGAGCTGGCCCGGCAGGTGGAGCTGGAGAAGCACAAG GCCGCGTTCGTCGAGCACCTGAATGGCTCCTTCCTGTTTGACAGCATGTACACCGAGGACGTAGAAGGCAACAAGCTGGCCTACCTGCCTGGCGTTGGCGAGCTCCTGCAGGG CTATAAGGACAAATTCGTCATCATCTGCCTGAACATTTTTGAATATGGCCTGAAACAGCAGGAGAAGCGGAAATTGGAGCTTGACACCTTCAATGAGTGTGTCAAGGAGGCCATCCAGGAAAACCAGGAGCAGGGCAAACACAGGATTGCCGAGTTCGAGGAGAAGCACTTGCTG AGTCTAAATGCCATTCGAGAGGAGTCCGACCTGACCAATATCGAGGTGAGGATAGTGGAATATGGCGAGGACATCACAGAGCTGTTCAACGTGCTCATGACGCTGGAGATGCAGTTGGTAGAGCAGCTGGAG GAGACCATAAACATGTTTGAAAGGAACATCATGGACTTGGTGGCACTCTTTATTGAAAATGTCCAGAGCCT GATGGCCCAGTGCCGGGACCTGGAGAACCACCACCACGAGAAGCTCCTGGAGATCTCCATCAATACTCTGGAGAAGATCCTAAAGGGCGAGCTGGACGAAGACCTGCCAGATAACTTGCGCGCA CTTTTTGTCGACAAAGACACCATTGTTAACGCTGTTGGGGCATCACATGACATCCACCTCCTGAAGATCGACAATCGAGAAGACGAGCTGGTGACCAGGACCAACTCTTGGTGTACACACTTAGTGGACACG ATCCACAAGGATGAGATCATGAGGAACCGCAGGCGGGTGAAGGAGATCAATCAGTACATCGACCACATACAGAACGAGCTGGACAACCTGGAATGTGGTGATGTCATAGATTAG
- the DRC3 gene encoding dynein regulatory complex subunit 3 isoform X3, which produces MPPLEGLPASGCLNGRLLDLSFNNIEAIEGLDTLVNLEDLSLFNNRIAKIDSMDALVKLQVLSLGNNQIGNMMNIIYLRRFKDLRSLSLSGNPIAESEDYKMFICAYLPDLVYLDFRRIDDHMKELAESKHQYSIDELKHRENLIQARLDDELARQVELEKHKAAFVEHLNGSFLFDSMYTEDVEGNKLAYLPGVGELLQGYKDKFVIICLNIFEYGLKQQEKRKLELDTFNECVKEAIQENQEQGKHRIAEFEEKHLLSLNAIREESDLTNIEVRIVEYGEDITELFNVLMTLEMQLVEQLEETINMFERNIMDLVALFIENVQSLMAQCRDLENHHHEKLLEISINTLEKILKGELDEDLPDNLRALFVDKDTIVNAVGASHDIHLLKIDNREDELVTRTNSWCTHLVDTIHKDEIMRNRRRVKEINQYIDHIQNELDNLECGDVID; this is translated from the exons ATGCCCCCTCTGGAAGGCCTGCCAGCTTCCGGGTGTCTCAACGGCAGGCTTTTAG ACCTGTCCTTCAACAACATCGAGGCCATTGAGGGGCTGGACACGCTGGTAAACCTGGAGGACCTGAGCCTGTTCAACAACCGGATCGCCAAGATTGACTCCATGGACGCCCTGGTCAAGCTGCAGGTGCTGTCACTGGGCAACAACCAGATCGGTAACATGATGAAT ATCATCTACCTGCGGCGGTTCAAGGACCTGCGCTCGCTCAGCCTCTCTGGGAACCCCATCGCAGAGTCAGAGGATTACAAGATGTTCATCTGTGCCTACCTTCCTGACCTCGTGTACCTGGACTTCCGGCGCATCGATGACCATATG AAAGAGCTGGCAGAGAGCAAGCACCAGTATAGCATCGACGAGCTGAAGCACCGAGAGAACCTGATTCAGGCCCGGCTGGATGATGAGCTGGCCCGGCAGGTGGAGCTGGAGAAGCACAAG GCCGCGTTCGTCGAGCACCTGAATGGCTCCTTCCTGTTTGACAGCATGTACACCGAGGACGTAGAAGGCAACAAGCTGGCCTACCTGCCTGGCGTTGGCGAGCTCCTGCAGGG CTATAAGGACAAATTCGTCATCATCTGCCTGAACATTTTTGAATATGGCCTGAAACAGCAGGAGAAGCGGAAATTGGAGCTTGACACCTTCAATGAGTGTGTCAAGGAGGCCATCCAGGAAAACCAGGAGCAGGGCAAACACAGGATTGCCGAGTTCGAGGAGAAGCACTTGCTG AGTCTAAATGCCATTCGAGAGGAGTCCGACCTGACCAATATCGAGGTGAGGATAGTGGAATATGGCGAGGACATCACAGAGCTGTTCAACGTGCTCATGACGCTGGAGATGCAGTTGGTAGAGCAGCTGGAG GAGACCATAAACATGTTTGAAAGGAACATCATGGACTTGGTGGCACTCTTTATTGAAAATGTCCAGAGCCT GATGGCCCAGTGCCGGGACCTGGAGAACCACCACCACGAGAAGCTCCTGGAGATCTCCATCAATACTCTGGAGAAGATCCTAAAGGGCGAGCTGGACGAAGACCTGCCAGATAACTTGCGCGCA CTTTTTGTCGACAAAGACACCATTGTTAACGCTGTTGGGGCATCACATGACATCCACCTCCTGAAGATCGACAATCGAGAAGACGAGCTGGTGACCAGGACCAACTCTTGGTGTACACACTTAGTGGACACG ATCCACAAGGATGAGATCATGAGGAACCGCAGGCGGGTGAAGGAGATCAATCAGTACATCGACCACATACAGAACGAGCTGGACAACCTGGAATGTGGTGATGTCATAGATTAG
- the DRC3 gene encoding dynein regulatory complex subunit 3 isoform X2: protein MQRLYDSVEPRVMDEDMLKLAVGEQGPQEEAGQLARQEGILFKDVVSLRLDFQNILRIDSLWQFENLRKLQLDNNIIEKIEGLEHLVHLVWLDLSFNNIEAIEGLDTLVNLEDLSLFNNRIAKIDSMDALVKLQIIYLRRFKDLRSLSLSGNPIAESEDYKMFICAYLPDLVYLDFRRIDDHMKELAESKHQYSIDELKHRENLIQARLDDELARQVELEKHKAAFVEHLNGSFLFDSMYTEDVEGNKLAYLPGVGELLQGYKDKFVIICLNIFEYGLKQQEKRKLELDTFNECVKEAIQENQEQGKHRIAEFEEKHLLSLNAIREESDLTNIEVRIVEYGEDITELFNVLMTLEMQLVEQLEETINMFERNIMDLVALFIENVQSLMAQCRDLENHHHEKLLEISINTLEKILKGELDEDLPDNLRALFVDKDTIVNAVGASHDIHLLKIDNREDELVTRTNSWCTHLVDTIHKDEIMRNRRRVKEINQYIDHIQNELDNLECGDVID from the exons ATGCAGCGGCTGTACGACTCTGTGGAGCCGAGAGTGATGGATGAGGACATGCTCAAGCTGGCTGTCGGGGAACAAGGGCCGCAGGAGGAGGCTGGGCAGCTGGCCAGGCAGGAGGGCATCCTGTTCAAGGATGTCGTGTCGCTGCGGCTGGACTTCCAGA ACATCCTCCGCATAGACAGCCTCTGGCAGTTTGAGAACTTGAGGAAGCTACAGCTGGACAACAACATCATTGAGAAGATCGAGGGCCTGGAGCATCTCGTACACCTGGTCTGGCTGG ACCTGTCCTTCAACAACATCGAGGCCATTGAGGGGCTGGACACGCTGGTAAACCTGGAGGACCTGAGCCTGTTCAACAACCGGATCGCCAAGATTGACTCCATGGACGCCCTGGTCAAGCTGCAG ATCATCTACCTGCGGCGGTTCAAGGACCTGCGCTCGCTCAGCCTCTCTGGGAACCCCATCGCAGAGTCAGAGGATTACAAGATGTTCATCTGTGCCTACCTTCCTGACCTCGTGTACCTGGACTTCCGGCGCATCGATGACCATATG AAAGAGCTGGCAGAGAGCAAGCACCAGTATAGCATCGACGAGCTGAAGCACCGAGAGAACCTGATTCAGGCCCGGCTGGATGATGAGCTGGCCCGGCAGGTGGAGCTGGAGAAGCACAAG GCCGCGTTCGTCGAGCACCTGAATGGCTCCTTCCTGTTTGACAGCATGTACACCGAGGACGTAGAAGGCAACAAGCTGGCCTACCTGCCTGGCGTTGGCGAGCTCCTGCAGGG CTATAAGGACAAATTCGTCATCATCTGCCTGAACATTTTTGAATATGGCCTGAAACAGCAGGAGAAGCGGAAATTGGAGCTTGACACCTTCAATGAGTGTGTCAAGGAGGCCATCCAGGAAAACCAGGAGCAGGGCAAACACAGGATTGCCGAGTTCGAGGAGAAGCACTTGCTG AGTCTAAATGCCATTCGAGAGGAGTCCGACCTGACCAATATCGAGGTGAGGATAGTGGAATATGGCGAGGACATCACAGAGCTGTTCAACGTGCTCATGACGCTGGAGATGCAGTTGGTAGAGCAGCTGGAG GAGACCATAAACATGTTTGAAAGGAACATCATGGACTTGGTGGCACTCTTTATTGAAAATGTCCAGAGCCT GATGGCCCAGTGCCGGGACCTGGAGAACCACCACCACGAGAAGCTCCTGGAGATCTCCATCAATACTCTGGAGAAGATCCTAAAGGGCGAGCTGGACGAAGACCTGCCAGATAACTTGCGCGCA CTTTTTGTCGACAAAGACACCATTGTTAACGCTGTTGGGGCATCACATGACATCCACCTCCTGAAGATCGACAATCGAGAAGACGAGCTGGTGACCAGGACCAACTCTTGGTGTACACACTTAGTGGACACG ATCCACAAGGATGAGATCATGAGGAACCGCAGGCGGGTGAAGGAGATCAATCAGTACATCGACCACATACAGAACGAGCTGGACAACCTGGAATGTGGTGATGTCATAGATTAG